A single region of the Bacteroidales bacterium genome encodes:
- a CDS encoding 2-oxoacid:ferredoxin oxidoreductase subunit beta, translated as MENNCITTVQDFKMEQPAKWCPGCGGHAVLAAIQRALPETGIEKEKVVFVSGIGCSSRFPYYINTYGFHGLHGRGAAIATGIKLANPELSVWLVTGDGDSMAIGGNHFIHLLRRNLDIKILLFNNKIYGLTKGQYSPTTPKGSVTKSSPDGTIEDPFLPGELAMGAQGNFFARVVDTDLEMMKEVFIQAARHKGTALVEVLQNCVIFNDDIHAEITSKELRAENQLYLKHGEPMLFGKNKELGLIQEGTRFKVVKVGENGVKKEDILIHNALDHDDTRDYMLVRLSRPEFPIAMGVIRSCEASVYDDMMYKQMAEVRSKSSIKTVDDLLCSGNTFSME; from the coding sequence ATGGAAAATAATTGCATAACAACAGTACAGGATTTCAAGATGGAGCAGCCGGCCAAATGGTGCCCCGGCTGCGGAGGTCATGCAGTGCTGGCTGCTATTCAGCGCGCATTGCCTGAGACCGGAATAGAAAAGGAAAAAGTTGTTTTTGTTTCTGGTATCGGCTGTTCATCACGCTTTCCTTATTATATAAACACCTACGGATTTCATGGCCTTCATGGACGCGGTGCGGCAATAGCCACAGGGATAAAACTGGCTAATCCTGAACTTAGCGTTTGGCTGGTTACAGGCGACGGCGATTCAATGGCCATCGGTGGAAACCATTTCATCCACCTGCTCCGCCGGAACCTGGATATTAAGATCCTGCTTTTCAACAATAAAATTTACGGGCTTACAAAAGGCCAGTACTCCCCCACTACACCAAAAGGCAGTGTAACTAAATCATCACCGGACGGCACTATTGAAGATCCCTTTTTACCCGGCGAACTGGCCATGGGTGCCCAGGGTAACTTTTTTGCACGTGTTGTGGATACTGACCTTGAAATGATGAAGGAAGTGTTCATACAGGCTGCAAGGCATAAAGGAACCGCCCTTGTGGAAGTGCTCCAGAACTGTGTTATCTTTAACGATGATATTCATGCTGAAATCACGAGCAAGGAACTCAGGGCTGAAAACCAGCTTTACCTGAAGCACGGAGAACCTATGCTTTTCGGTAAAAATAAAGAGCTTGGATTAATCCAGGAAGGTACCCGGTTTAAAGTGGTAAAAGTGGGCGAAAACGGCGTGAAAAAAGAAGATATTCTTATTCATAACGCCCTTGATCATGATGACACACGTGATTATATGCTTGTTCGGCTCAGCAGGCCCGAATTCCCTATTGCAATGGGAGTCATCCGGTCGTGTGAAGCAAGCGTATATGACGATATGATGTACAAACAGATGGCTGAGGTACGCTCCAAATCATCGATAAAAACGGTTGACGACCTGCTTTGCAGCGGGAATACGTTTTCGATGGAGTGA